Proteins co-encoded in one Bos taurus isolate L1 Dominette 01449 registration number 42190680 breed Hereford chromosome X, ARS-UCD2.0, whole genome shotgun sequence genomic window:
- the SLITRK4 gene encoding LOW QUALITY PROTEIN: SLIT and NTRK-like protein 4 (The sequence of the model RefSeq protein was modified relative to this genomic sequence to represent the inferred CDS: inserted 1 base in 1 codon; deleted 1 base in 1 codon), with translation MFLWLFLILSALISSTNADSDISVEICNVCSCVSVENVLYVNCEKVSVYRPNQLKPPWSXFYHLNFQNNFLNILYPNTFLNFSHAVSLQLGNNKLQNIEGGAFLGLSALKQLHLNNNELKILRADTFLGIENLEYLQADYNLIKYIERGAFNKLHKLKVLILNDNLISFLPDNIFRFASLTHLDIRGNRIQKLPYIGVLEHIGRVVELQLEDNPWNCSCDLLPLKAWLENMPYNIYIGEAICETPSDLYGRLLKETNKQELCPMGTGSDFDVRILPPSQLENGYTTPNGHTTQTSLHRLVTKAPKTTNPSKISGIVAGKALSNRNLSQIVSYQTRVPPLTPCPAPCFCKTHPSDLGLSVNCQEKNIQSMSELIPKPSNAKKLHVNGNSIKDVDISDFTEFEGLDLLHLGSNQITAIKGDVFRNLTNLRRLYLNGNQIERLYPEMFSGLHNLQYLYLEYNLIKEILAGTFDSMPNLQLLYLNNNLLKSLPVYIFSGAPLARLNLRNNKFMYLPVSGVLDQLQALTQIDLEGNPWDCTCDLVALKLWLEKLNDGIVMKELKCETPVQFANIELKSLKNEILCPKLLNKPSAPFTSPAPAITFTTPLGPIRSPPGGPVPLSILILSILVVLILTVFVAFCLLVFVLRRNKKPTVKHEGLGNPECGSMQLQLRKHDHKTNKKDGLGTEAFIPQTIEQMSKSHTCSLKDSETGFMFSDPPGQKVMMRNVTDKEKDVLHVDTRKRLSTIDELDELFPSRDSNVFIQNFLESKKEYNSIGVSGFEIRYPEKQDKKTKKSLIGGNHSKIVVEQRKSSEYFELKAKLQSSPDYLQVLEEQTALNKI, from the exons ATGTTTCTTTGGCTCTTTCTGATTTTGTCAGCCCTGATTTCTTCGACAAATGCAGATTCTGACATATCGGTGGAAATTTGCAATGTGTGTTCCTGCGTGTCAGTTGAGAATGTGCTGTATGTCAACTGTGAGAAGGTTTCAGTCTACAGGCCAAATCAGCTGAAACCCCCTTGGT AATTTTATCACCTCAATttccaaaacaattttttaaatatcctcTACCCAAACACATTCTTGAATTTTTCACACGCAGTGTCCCTGCAGCTGGGAAATAATAAACTGCAGAACATTGAGGGAGGAGCCTTCCTTGGGCTCAGTGCATTAAAGCAGTTGCACTTGAACAACAATGAATTAAAGATTCTCCGGGCTGACACTTTCCTTGGCATTGAGAACTTGGAGTATCTCCAGGCTGACTACAATTTAATCAAGTATATTGAACGGGGAGCCTTCAATAAGCTCCACAAACTAAAAGTTCTCATTCTTAATGACAATctgatttcctttcttcctgaTAATATTTTCCGATTCGCATCTTTGACTCATCTGGATATCCGAGGGAACAGAATCCAGAAGCTCCCCTATATCGGAGTTCTGGAACACATAGGCCGTGTGGTCGAATTGCAA CTGGAAGATAACCCTTGGAACTGTAGCTGTGATCTATTGCCTTTAAAAGCTTGGCTGGAGAATATGCCATATAACATTTACATAGGTGAAGCTATCTGTGAAACGCCCAGTGACTTATATGGAAGACTTTTAAAAGAAACCAACAAGCAGGAATTATGCCCCATGGGCACAGGCAGTGATTTTGACGTACGAATCCTGCCTCCGTCTCAGCTGGAAAATGGCTACACCACCCCGAACGGTCACACCACCCAAACATCTTTACACAGGTTAGTGACCAAAGCACCGAAAACAACAAATCCGTCCAAGATCTCTGGAATCGTGGCCGGCAAAGCCCTCTCTAACCGCAATCTCAGCCAGATCGTGTCTTACCAAACCAGGGTGCCTCCTCTTACACCTTGTCCAGCACCTTGCTTCTGCAAAACCCATCCTTCCGATCTGGGACTGAGTGTCAACTGCCAAGAGAAAAACATCCAGTCCATGTCAGAGCTGATACCAAAACCGTCAAATGCCAAGAAGTTGCACGTCAATGGCAACAGCATCAAAGACGTGGACATCTCCGATTTCACCGAGTTCGAGGGACTGGATCTACTCCATTTAGGCAGCAATCAGATTACCGCAATCAAGGGGGATGTATTCCGAAACCTCACGAATTTACGCCGGCTTTATCTCAATGGCAATCAGATCGAGAGACTCTATCCCGAGATGTTTTCAGGCCTTCATAACCTGCAGTATTTATATTTGGAATACAACTTAATTAAGGAAATCTTAGCGGGCACCTTTGACTCAATGCCAAACTTGCAGCTGCTGTACTTAAACAATAATCTCTTAAAGAGCCTGCCCGTGTACATTTTCTCGGGAGCACCCCTCGCTAGACTGAACCTGAGGAACAACAAGTTTATGTATCTGCCTGTCAGTGGTGTCCTGGATCAGCTGCAGGCTCTTACTCAGATCGACCTGGAGGGCAACCCATGGGACTGCACTTGTGACTTGGTGGCATTAAAGCTGTGGCTGGAGAAGCTGAACGATGGGATTGTCATGAAAGAACTGAAGTGCGAGACACCTGTGCAGTTTGCCAACATCGAACTGAAGTCCCTCAAAAACGAAATCTTGTGTCCCAAGCTCTTAAACAAGCCATCGGCGCCATTCACGAGCCCTGCACCCGCCATTACTTTCACTACCCCGCTGGGGCCCATTCGAAGtcctcctggtggtccagtgcctcTGTCCATTTTGATCCTAAGTATCTTAGTGGTCCTCATCTTAACTGTGTTTGTAGCTTTTTGCCTTCTTGTTTTTGTGCTGAGACGAAACAAGAAACCCACAGTGAAGCACGAAGGCCTGGGGAACCCCGAGTGCGGTTCCATGCAGTTGCAGCTGAGAAAACATGACcacaaaaccaacaaaaaagaTGGCCTGGGCACAGAAGCATTCATTCCACAAACCATAGAACAGATGAGCAAGAGCCACACCTGCAGCCTGAAAGACTCTGAAACTGGGTTCATGTTTTCtgatcctccaggccagaaagtCATGATGAGAAATGTCACTGACAAGGAAAAAGATGTATTGCACGTGGATACCAGGAAGAGACTAAGCACCATCGATGAGCTGGATGAATTATTCCCGAGCAGGGATTCCAATGTGTTTATTCAGAATTTTCTTGAAAGCAAAAAGGAGTACAATAGCATAGGCGTCAGTGGCTTCGAGATCCGCTATCCagagaaacaagacaaaaaaaccAAGAAGTCACTGATAGGCGGCAACCACAGTAAAATTGTTGTGGAGCAAAGGAAGAGCAGCGAGTACTTTGAACTGAAGGCAAAACTCCAGAGTTCCCCCGACTACCTACAGGTCCTTGAAGAGCAGACAGCTTTGAACAAGATCTAG